The Deltaproteobacteria bacterium genome includes a window with the following:
- a CDS encoding M3 family metallopeptidase has translation MDNSDNPLLDMQFKVPFDRINASHVEAAAGQRLVESKARLNSLAGSAGPRTYANTMQALEEITRGLDYAMAVAGHMESVATTPDLRTAWNNVQEPVSELHSSILFSGGIWNALNEYAGTADARELDPVRARFLRKTVDEFRRHGAALLTEQKKRLSEIAMELATLTTKFSQNVLDATNAFEMLIEDEDKLAGLPESAVRAARADAEAKGKKGWRFTLQAPSLTAVLTYLDDEKIREQVYWAAMTRATSGDMDNRPLIARILALRSEEARLLSYANFADYVLEDRMAGTGERAILFVEDLRRKTEDRFRKENEELRNFRQEMLGKGAGDLKPWDVGYWAEKQRKVLYDFDEEALRPYFPFPRVLAGMFEIARRLYGIRITETDTMPVWHPSVRTFAVHDSDGSHLGSFYADFFPRETKRGGAWMDALITGEPGLAGFKPHLGLICGNLTPPMDGRPALLTHTEVETIFHEFGHLLHHLLSRVPVRSLAGTHVAWDFVELPSQIMENWCWEREALDLFARHWSTNETIPEELFRKLTRARNFRSAAAMMRQLGFAWTDLALHVKYDPEHDGDVVEFARKQLAPFSASDLPPGYAMIASFTHLFSSPVAYAAGYYSYKWAEVLDADAFSRFRREGIFNPETGREFRRHVLSRGDSDDPMELYKRFMGREPDPSALLNRSGLL, from the coding sequence ATGGATAATAGTGACAATCCGCTTCTGGACATGCAGTTCAAGGTGCCGTTCGACCGGATTAACGCCTCCCACGTGGAGGCTGCGGCCGGGCAGCGTTTGGTTGAGTCCAAAGCTCGCCTGAATAGTTTGGCCGGATCCGCGGGGCCACGAACTTACGCCAATACGATGCAGGCACTGGAGGAAATTACCCGCGGGCTTGATTACGCGATGGCAGTCGCCGGGCATATGGAGTCTGTGGCGACAACTCCGGACCTCAGAACTGCCTGGAACAATGTTCAGGAACCGGTCAGCGAGCTTCATTCCAGCATCCTGTTCTCCGGGGGCATCTGGAATGCGCTAAATGAATATGCCGGAACGGCAGATGCCCGGGAGCTTGATCCGGTGCGCGCCAGATTTCTCAGGAAAACCGTCGACGAGTTCAGGCGTCACGGTGCAGCATTGCTGACGGAGCAGAAGAAACGGCTGTCGGAGATCGCGATGGAGCTCGCCACGCTCACGACGAAATTCAGCCAGAATGTTCTGGACGCGACCAACGCATTTGAGATGCTGATTGAGGACGAAGATAAGCTTGCTGGGCTTCCCGAGAGCGCGGTCCGGGCTGCCCGTGCCGACGCTGAGGCCAAGGGCAAGAAGGGCTGGCGATTTACGCTTCAGGCCCCCAGCCTGACGGCGGTGCTGACGTATCTGGACGATGAGAAAATACGGGAGCAGGTTTACTGGGCAGCGATGACGCGCGCGACCTCCGGTGACATGGATAACCGCCCGCTTATTGCCCGTATCCTTGCGCTTCGTTCCGAAGAGGCCCGGCTGCTCAGTTATGCAAATTTTGCCGATTATGTACTGGAAGACCGTATGGCTGGCACCGGAGAGAGAGCCATCCTGTTTGTTGAAGATCTTCGCCGAAAGACAGAAGACAGGTTCCGGAAAGAAAACGAGGAGCTTCGCAATTTCCGGCAGGAAATGCTGGGCAAGGGAGCCGGAGATCTCAAGCCTTGGGACGTAGGTTACTGGGCCGAGAAGCAGCGCAAGGTGCTGTACGATTTCGACGAGGAGGCACTCAGGCCCTATTTCCCGTTTCCCAGGGTCCTTGCCGGGATGTTTGAAATAGCCCGGCGCCTCTACGGTATCCGGATCACGGAGACTGACACAATGCCGGTTTGGCATCCATCGGTGCGGACATTCGCCGTTCATGACAGCGACGGCTCCCATCTGGGTTCCTTTTATGCCGACTTTTTTCCCCGCGAGACCAAGCGTGGCGGTGCGTGGATGGATGCCCTCATTACCGGGGAACCTGGGCTGGCCGGATTCAAGCCGCATCTGGGCCTGATCTGCGGCAATCTCACGCCACCCATGGATGGCCGTCCTGCGCTTTTGACCCATACGGAAGTGGAGACGATCTTCCACGAATTCGGACATTTGCTGCATCACCTGTTGAGCCGTGTGCCGGTGCGAAGTCTGGCAGGAACCCATGTGGCCTGGGATTTCGTCGAACTGCCATCGCAGATCATGGAAAACTGGTGCTGGGAGCGCGAAGCGCTCGACCTGTTTGCCCGTCACTGGAGCACGAACGAAACGATACCGGAGGAGCTATTCCGTAAACTGACTCGTGCGCGGAATTTCAGGAGCGCGGCGGCGATGATGAGGCAGCTCGGATTTGCATGGACTGACCTGGCGCTACATGTGAAATATGATCCAGAGCATGACGGGGATGTAGTGGAGTTTGCGCGAAAGCAGCTTGCACCCTTCTCGGCGTCCGATCTCCCTCCCGGCTATGCGATGATTGCTTCCTTCACGCATCTTTTTTCATCTCCAGTAGCCTATGCGGCGGGGTACTATTCGTACAAATGGGCCGAGGTACTGGACGCAGATGCTTTCAGCCGGTTCCGACGGGAAGGAATATTCAATCCTGAAACGGGCCGGGAATTCCGCCGGCATGTGCTCTCCCGCGGCGATTCAGATGATCCGATGGAGTTGTACAAGAGGTTTATGGGGCGCGAACCGGATCCTTCTGCGCTTCTGAACCGGTCGGGTCTGCTGTAG
- the dtd gene encoding D-tyrosyl-tRNA(Tyr) deacylase has translation MRAVVQRVSRACVCVDGEMAGEIGPGLCVLIGISTKDKEADALWMSEKLLNLRILNDLQDKPNLSIRETGGAILLISQFTLLGDARTGRRPSYTEAAKPEHARPLFDRLAELCREGGTVCATGRFGAHMQVELVNDGPFTILLDSAKLF, from the coding sequence ATGCGGGCAGTTGTGCAGCGTGTCAGCAGGGCATGTGTCTGTGTGGATGGCGAAATGGCAGGGGAGATTGGCCCTGGGCTGTGTGTCCTGATCGGGATTTCGACAAAGGATAAAGAAGCGGATGCCCTATGGATGAGCGAGAAGCTGCTGAACCTGCGGATACTGAATGATCTGCAGGATAAGCCGAATTTGAGTATTCGCGAGACGGGCGGTGCCATACTGCTGATTTCCCAGTTCACGTTGCTGGGAGACGCCCGTACGGGTCGTCGGCCGTCCTATACAGAGGCCGCAAAGCCGGAGCATGCCCGGCCGCTGTTTGACCGGCTGGCGGAGCTATGCCGCGAAGGCGGCACCGTTTGCGCCACAGGCCGTTTTGGGGCCCATATGCAGGTGGAACTGGTGAATGACGGACCATTCACGATTCTTCTTGATTCAGCCAAACTGTTCTGA
- a CDS encoding NAD(P)H-binding protein: protein MSSAFVAGATGFTGREVVSQLVPRGIRTIAHVRPDSSRLDGWRERFEGLGASTDTTPWDTVALAATLASLKPSIIFALIGTTRRRMAETSKEAASYEAVDYGLTKMLLDAAVRSGASPRFIYLSASGVSERNPTAYMKARWKAEKAIRESGLPYIIARPAFITGQGRDDSRPLEKAGSALFDTVLSAAALVGAGKLRDRYRSITNVELAGALIKLALNPENANRIIEREGLTP, encoded by the coding sequence ATATCCTCCGCTTTCGTTGCTGGTGCCACCGGCTTTACCGGCCGCGAGGTGGTAAGCCAGCTAGTGCCGCGCGGTATCCGCACCATCGCCCATGTGAGACCCGATTCGTCCCGCCTGGATGGCTGGCGGGAGAGATTCGAAGGCCTGGGTGCATCCACGGACACAACTCCATGGGATACAGTCGCACTGGCAGCCACACTTGCCTCGCTCAAGCCTTCAATAATTTTTGCGCTGATCGGGACCACCCGCAGACGCATGGCCGAAACATCGAAAGAAGCCGCCAGCTATGAGGCCGTGGATTACGGGCTGACAAAAATGCTTCTTGATGCAGCCGTCCGGTCGGGTGCCAGTCCCCGCTTCATATACCTGTCGGCATCCGGCGTCTCGGAGCGTAACCCCACCGCCTACATGAAAGCCCGCTGGAAGGCCGAAAAGGCAATCCGTGAAAGCGGACTCCCTTATATCATTGCCCGGCCTGCTTTTATTACCGGTCAGGGGCGCGATGATTCGCGGCCGCTGGAAAAGGCCGGTTCGGCTCTGTTCGACACGGTACTTTCGGCTGCCGCACTGGTCGGGGCAGGCAAACTCCGGGACCGTTACCGGTCAATTACCAACGTGGAACTGGCCGGCGCACTAATTAAACTCGCCCTGAACCCCGAGAATGCAAACCGGATCATCGAGCGCGAAGGCCTTACGCCCTGA
- a CDS encoding response regulator, whose product MLSGSPSIRSIEPVQVRELTGVGIFGPLARVFFIAVILGGSWLTWRQPAAGLGLAYSPVLAGYVMAGMASIYYFLCFAVRTFRKVPLSPRVDNWLEYVQAAIDSVLVLATVYISGSQTTSWVVLILVLAVYYMTTAGPRFGTGLSVFLGFAYAVIVFLESRHLIPYAPIHSQPVFHEYVSLAVVNFGAVGSVAGALIIGNFVGWVTFRALQRTLETEVQVSRKYDELIHGISDIIWECGRDQNYTFVSESARALLGYGPDELTGRNFRSICSADDLTRVDAWLNGGNPEKGGVLDYSVVARDLTLHWISTTVTPILDSDGRFVGFRGTARDVTNARIAEERLSRAQRYEAVAALASGIAHDFNNLFNAINGFAQLERLNAADGTEPAENLDAIIKAARRGTALTSNLLNLSRPQLFQKGMVNPAELLEHTRQIARASMGGRILIDIDIRTRRQILGDENLLSTVILNLCLNARDAIGSRDGRILMSVDESRDGRQVIIAVEDNGTGIPPELHEKIFLPFYTTKPRGSGTGLGLAMARKIVTEHGGSLEPGSSTLGGAAFVLTLPAADGMPHPKQTPGTASASAAPVRRLRVMVVDDEESNLVLVAKLLERRGHTVMPFSSGVDALRWMERLDKPVDVAVLDMVMPEKSGIETFHELRAMQPGLPVLFISGYAEAEHLRSVLAASKTWFLPKPLDLDRFADTLEKSVHIPVALSASAG is encoded by the coding sequence ATGCTATCAGGCAGCCCTTCCATCCGCTCGATAGAACCCGTTCAGGTCCGTGAACTGACCGGAGTCGGGATCTTCGGACCCCTCGCCCGGGTATTTTTCATAGCCGTTATCCTAGGTGGTTCCTGGCTGACTTGGCGGCAACCGGCCGCAGGGCTCGGCCTCGCCTATAGTCCCGTGCTTGCCGGTTATGTCATGGCGGGCATGGCCTCAATCTATTATTTCCTGTGCTTCGCTGTCCGGACATTCCGGAAAGTCCCGCTATCCCCTCGAGTCGATAACTGGCTTGAATATGTCCAGGCAGCCATCGATTCCGTACTGGTTCTGGCAACCGTATACATTTCCGGCTCACAGACCACGAGTTGGGTGGTCCTGATCCTGGTACTTGCCGTCTACTATATGACCACGGCCGGCCCCCGGTTTGGAACCGGACTGTCGGTATTTCTGGGATTCGCCTATGCGGTCATCGTTTTTCTCGAAAGCCGGCACCTTATTCCTTACGCCCCGATCCACTCACAGCCGGTTTTTCACGAGTATGTAAGTCTCGCTGTGGTCAATTTCGGGGCGGTCGGCTCGGTGGCTGGCGCCCTGATCATTGGCAACTTCGTAGGATGGGTCACTTTCCGTGCCCTCCAGCGCACACTGGAAACCGAGGTTCAGGTTTCCCGAAAATACGATGAACTGATCCACGGCATCTCGGACATCATCTGGGAATGCGGCCGTGACCAGAACTATACCTTTGTCAGCGAAAGCGCCCGTGCCCTGCTCGGTTATGGGCCAGATGAACTGACCGGACGGAATTTCAGGTCGATCTGCAGCGCCGACGATCTGACACGTGTTGACGCATGGCTCAACGGAGGCAACCCAGAGAAAGGCGGGGTGCTCGACTATAGCGTCGTCGCGCGCGACCTTACACTCCACTGGATTTCAACAACAGTCACGCCCATTTTGGATAGCGATGGACGGTTCGTGGGGTTCCGTGGAACCGCCCGCGATGTAACCAATGCGCGTATCGCCGAGGAGCGCCTGAGCCGGGCCCAGCGTTATGAGGCGGTCGCGGCACTGGCGAGCGGTATCGCCCACGACTTCAACAACCTGTTCAATGCCATCAACGGATTTGCCCAGCTGGAGCGTTTGAATGCAGCGGACGGCACAGAGCCCGCCGAAAATCTGGACGCCATCATCAAGGCTGCACGCCGGGGAACAGCCCTCACCAGCAATCTGCTCAATCTGAGCCGTCCCCAGCTTTTTCAGAAAGGGATGGTTAACCCTGCCGAGCTTCTGGAACATACCCGGCAGATCGCCCGGGCCAGCATGGGCGGGCGGATACTCATAGACATCGATATCCGCACCCGCCGCCAGATTCTCGGAGATGAAAACCTGCTTTCCACCGTGATTCTGAACCTGTGCCTGAATGCGCGGGATGCCATTGGCTCCAGGGATGGGCGGATCCTGATGAGCGTCGACGAATCCAGGGATGGACGGCAGGTGATTATTGCGGTTGAGGATAACGGCACCGGTATCCCCCCTGAGCTGCATGAAAAGATTTTCCTCCCCTTTTACACCACCAAACCGCGCGGTTCCGGAACCGGACTGGGACTGGCCATGGCCCGCAAGATCGTCACCGAGCATGGAGGCTCACTGGAACCCGGGAGTTCCACACTCGGAGGCGCCGCATTTGTTCTGACCCTGCCTGCCGCCGACGGAATGCCTCATCCCAAACAAACGCCAGGAACCGCATCCGCATCAGCTGCGCCTGTCCGGCGGCTACGGGTAATGGTCGTTGATGACGAAGAGTCGAATCTTGTGCTGGTCGCCAAACTGCTTGAGCGCCGGGGCCATACCGTCATGCCGTTTTCCAGCGGCGTTGATGCCCTCCGCTGGATGGAACGTCTGGACAAGCCGGTAGATGTCGCAGTTCTCGACATGGTGATGCCGGAGAAATCGGGCATCGAAACCTTCCACGAACTGCGTGCCATGCAGCCCGGATTACCGGTACTGTTCATTTCAGGCTATGCTGAGGCAGAACACCTGCGTTCGGTGCTGGCGGCATCCAAAACATGGTTTCTGCCGAAACCACTGGATCTCGACCGTTTTGCCGATACCTTGGAGAAAAGCGTTCATATCCCGGTTGCCTTGTCGGCTTCCGCCGGCTGA
- a CDS encoding GGDEF domain-containing protein: MRPEFVVRTFRAYLVIAGLTFTIILLLGAPVFLEKTPSGAGWLLVLVTLVYVPIQSRLYIWCGRYARGRPLEEKFHRTVFSVLLRDSLFLCLLVWSAGTWTAFVSMFVLVPILMGILLLDRYRIRLLAIADAVLLTGIILLETFEIIPHVEWSLEFVNLQTSRWHALPVIASYVCCIFVVYSVGLAVLEELARKRDELEVAASRDSLTGLYNRRVFELSAMRELERAARTGTAVTFALVDIDFFKRVNDSRGHAAGDLVLKTVGGVFDRSLRRGMDFAFRFGGDEFVLLLTDTGGDGARTILLRILDQVRDTRFVDGAGTFSVTLSLGAFSVWAAANPADLDYCLERADQCLYRAKRSGRDQLVIEEERRHQPAEADKATGI; the protein is encoded by the coding sequence ATGCGCCCGGAGTTTGTGGTTCGGACATTCCGTGCCTATCTGGTGATTGCGGGTCTGACTTTCACCATCATCCTGCTTCTAGGGGCACCGGTATTTCTCGAAAAAACCCCCTCCGGGGCTGGTTGGCTTCTTGTCTTGGTAACCCTTGTTTACGTGCCGATCCAGAGCCGGCTTTATATCTGGTGTGGCCGGTATGCCCGTGGCCGTCCACTGGAAGAAAAATTTCATCGGACAGTTTTTTCGGTTTTGCTTCGGGATTCCCTGTTCCTGTGTCTGCTGGTCTGGTCAGCCGGAACATGGACGGCATTTGTTTCCATGTTTGTGCTGGTCCCGATCCTCATGGGCATTCTGCTGCTCGATCGTTACCGGATCCGCCTGCTGGCAATCGCTGATGCGGTTCTGCTGACAGGTATCATCCTGCTGGAAACCTTTGAAATAATTCCCCATGTCGAATGGTCCCTTGAGTTTGTCAATTTGCAGACGTCGCGATGGCATGCGCTTCCCGTCATTGCCTCTTATGTGTGCTGCATTTTTGTGGTGTATTCCGTGGGCCTGGCAGTGCTGGAAGAACTGGCACGAAAACGGGACGAACTGGAAGTAGCTGCCAGCCGGGATTCGCTTACTGGCCTGTATAACCGCCGGGTTTTTGAGCTGAGTGCGATGAGGGAGCTGGAGCGCGCCGCCCGCACCGGCACGGCCGTAACGTTCGCCCTCGTGGATATCGATTTTTTCAAGCGGGTGAACGATTCCAGGGGGCACGCCGCCGGTGATCTGGTGCTGAAAACCGTCGGCGGTGTTTTCGACCGGTCCTTGCGCCGGGGCATGGATTTCGCGTTCAGGTTCGGCGGGGACGAATTCGTGCTGCTGCTGACCGATACTGGCGGAGACGGTGCCCGGACCATCCTCCTCCGTATTCTTGATCAAGTGCGTGATACCCGGTTTGTGGATGGAGCGGGGACGTTCAGCGTGACGCTCAGTCTGGGAGCCTTTTCTGTCTGGGCTGCCGCGAACCCGGCTGATCTGGACTATTGCCTGGAGCGAGCCGACCAGTGTTTGTACCGGGCGAAGCGTTCGGGACGGGATCAGCTCGTAATAGAGGAAGAGCGGCGGCATCAGCCGGCGGAAGCCGACAAGGCAACCGGGATATGA
- a CDS encoding TonB-dependent receptor plug domain-containing protein, with amino-acid sequence MKNPNAISRSSSFGKAVMAALLIPSLTAAMTAQAAQKEDITQFSLEDLLKAETTVASEKPMTRRETPGVVTLITREEIQRSGARDLEEILLMVPGFYFGVDVHSVIGAGFRGNWGHEGKILVLVDGQEMNEGSYTTTQFGQHFPADVIEKVEIIRGPGSALYGGAAELAVINVTTRIGADFDGSFVSANVGATADALARHNYTGIIGGKPTDDSYVGASFHLGRGVHSDRNYTDFYGTTVNMEDASFLNPVNVNLKGEYKGFRLRFMLDHYSTRHQDSFDAVLPAPIHNDFHSYFTDVSYAWKPADSVTITPLFNYRRQHPWNSPDGDPATAEYYERTVDRYQGSLKGAWQATDELHLTAGTMLEFTHATEDSRYQSTFPASFVNGRRSITYRNVAVYGQGLFRHEIANVTAGLRFENHEQYGSSFAPRVAITRAFGPFYLKGLYSRAFRSPSLENIELSPAIQQEKTNVFEAEGGVEIGSYGLFSVNFFDITIEKPIVYNFDPVTSTESYQNFNKTGSRGVESELSLRHDRVYASATYSFYHTAGKNRVPAYQIPGRSDMLLAFPGHKITFNGGVVPLEGLSINPSLVFMSARYGYGAVTGGGTQLIRKYDPVTLLNLFVRYDGLFIPPLSVGAGIRNLLNENAVYIQPYDGYHPPLPGQSREFIFHLSLQMDGWRRTGESG; translated from the coding sequence TTGAAGAACCCAAACGCAATCAGCCGGTCTTCCTCGTTCGGCAAGGCGGTAATGGCTGCCCTGCTGATTCCCAGCCTGACTGCCGCAATGACTGCTCAGGCGGCTCAAAAAGAAGACATCACCCAGTTTTCCCTCGAAGACCTGCTGAAGGCCGAGACGACTGTGGCTTCCGAAAAGCCCATGACCCGGCGCGAAACCCCCGGTGTCGTCACCCTGATTACCCGCGAGGAGATCCAGAGATCAGGAGCCCGGGATCTGGAAGAGATACTCCTGATGGTACCGGGATTTTATTTCGGGGTGGACGTTCACAGTGTCATCGGCGCCGGATTCCGCGGCAACTGGGGCCATGAAGGCAAGATTCTGGTTCTCGTGGATGGTCAGGAAATGAATGAGGGTTCCTACACCACGACCCAGTTCGGCCAGCATTTCCCGGCGGATGTGATTGAAAAGGTGGAGATAATCCGGGGGCCTGGATCGGCCTTGTATGGTGGTGCCGCTGAGCTGGCTGTTATCAACGTCACAACCCGTATCGGAGCAGACTTTGACGGCAGCTTCGTGTCGGCGAACGTGGGGGCTACGGCAGATGCCCTGGCGCGCCACAACTACACCGGAATTATTGGCGGCAAGCCGACCGATGACAGCTACGTGGGAGCGTCATTCCATCTGGGTCGTGGCGTCCATTCTGACCGCAACTATACCGATTTTTATGGAACGACCGTGAACATGGAGGACGCCTCATTTCTTAACCCTGTCAATGTGAACCTGAAGGGGGAGTACAAGGGCTTCCGGCTGCGTTTCATGCTGGATCACTACAGCACCCGGCATCAGGACAGTTTCGATGCGGTTCTGCCAGCACCAATTCATAACGATTTCCATTCATATTTTACGGATGTTTCCTATGCATGGAAGCCTGCTGATTCAGTGACGATCACGCCGCTGTTCAATTACCGGCGCCAGCATCCGTGGAATTCCCCTGACGGAGACCCGGCCACCGCGGAATATTACGAGCGGACCGTAGACCGGTACCAGGGGAGTCTGAAAGGTGCCTGGCAGGCAACCGATGAACTGCACCTGACAGCCGGGACCATGCTTGAGTTTACCCACGCGACAGAAGACAGCCGTTACCAGTCGACATTTCCGGCCTCTTTTGTGAATGGGCGCCGGTCGATCACCTACCGGAATGTTGCCGTCTACGGACAGGGGTTGTTCCGGCATGAAATTGCCAATGTGACGGCAGGGCTGCGGTTCGAAAATCACGAACAATACGGTTCGTCGTTTGCTCCGCGTGTGGCGATTACCAGGGCGTTTGGGCCATTTTACCTCAAAGGACTTTACAGCCGCGCTTTCCGGTCTCCGAGTCTGGAGAACATTGAGCTGAGCCCGGCGATTCAGCAGGAAAAGACCAATGTTTTCGAAGCTGAGGGCGGCGTCGAGATCGGCAGCTATGGCCTGTTTTCGGTCAACTTCTTCGATATCACCATCGAAAAGCCCATCGTATACAACTTCGACCCGGTTACCAGCACGGAAAGTTACCAGAACTTCAACAAGACGGGATCACGCGGCGTGGAATCGGAGCTTTCACTCCGTCATGACCGGGTGTACGCCAGTGCTACCTATTCTTTCTATCACACTGCCGGGAAGAACCGTGTGCCTGCCTACCAGATTCCGGGCCGTAGCGACATGCTGCTTGCTTTTCCCGGCCACAAGATCACCTTCAACGGCGGTGTTGTGCCTTTGGAAGGCCTGTCGATCAATCCATCATTGGTATTCATGAGTGCCCGCTATGGCTATGGCGCGGTGACAGGTGGCGGCACCCAGCTCATACGCAAGTATGATCCAGTGACGCTTCTCAATCTTTTCGTCCGGTACGATGGGTTGTTTATTCCACCCCTTTCCGTTGGAGCCGGCATCCGGAACCTGCTCAACGAAAACGCCGTCTACATACAGCCATACGACGGCTACCATCCACCACTTCCGGGGCAATCACGGGAGTTCATCTTCCACCTGTCACTTCAGATGGATGGATGGCGCAGGACGGGTGAGTCTGGATAA
- a CDS encoding aldehyde dehydrogenase family protein: protein MSTQQIPGIVRKLRTTFESGRTRPLEWRLRQLKAAAAMIKANSDEIVDALHKDVGKPPLEAIMAEVSFMTQEIALFRKKLPQWVKPEKVSTPLPVQPGQSQIVREPLGVILVIAPWNYPFQLTMSPLMGAIAAGNCAVVKPSEVTPNTSAVLAKLIPQYLDPDCVAVVEGAVDETTALLKEQFDYIFYTGNGTVGRIVMEAAARHLTPVTLELGGKSPTLVDKDADLDVAARRIAWGKFFNAGQTCVAPDYILAHESIENRLVDKLRETVRQFYGDDPKQSKDYARIVNQRHHQRLMKLMGSGDTVTGGTGDESQCYIAPTILRNVREDSPVMQDEIFGPILPVLKVPNMDAAIEFVNKRPKPLALYVFSSNDEVQKRVISRTSSGGAAINHAVVHLSVPDLPFGGVGPSGMGSYHGKQSFDTFSHRKSVLKKPFAFDAPILYPPYTETKTKWLKRLL from the coding sequence ATGAGCACCCAGCAAATCCCGGGGATCGTCAGGAAACTCCGGACCACATTTGAAAGCGGACGGACACGCCCTCTGGAATGGCGCCTGCGGCAGCTCAAGGCCGCCGCCGCCATGATCAAGGCCAATAGTGATGAAATCGTCGACGCCCTTCACAAGGATGTGGGCAAGCCTCCCCTCGAAGCAATCATGGCTGAAGTCTCATTTATGACGCAGGAGATCGCCCTGTTCCGGAAAAAGCTCCCCCAGTGGGTCAAGCCGGAAAAAGTCTCGACACCTCTTCCCGTCCAGCCGGGACAGAGCCAGATCGTTCGCGAGCCTCTCGGTGTCATTCTGGTCATCGCCCCGTGGAACTACCCGTTCCAGCTCACCATGTCGCCACTCATGGGAGCCATCGCCGCCGGCAACTGTGCTGTCGTGAAGCCTTCAGAAGTGACACCCAACACCTCCGCCGTGCTCGCCAAGCTGATCCCCCAGTACCTGGATCCCGACTGCGTGGCCGTGGTCGAGGGAGCCGTGGATGAAACCACCGCCCTGCTCAAGGAACAGTTCGATTACATTTTCTATACCGGCAACGGCACAGTCGGCCGGATTGTCATGGAAGCCGCCGCCAGGCATCTGACGCCGGTGACGCTGGAACTGGGCGGCAAGAGCCCGACGCTCGTGGACAAGGATGCTGACCTCGATGTGGCAGCCCGCCGCATCGCCTGGGGCAAATTTTTCAACGCTGGCCAGACCTGCGTCGCCCCCGACTACATCCTCGCCCATGAGTCAATCGAAAACCGGCTCGTCGACAAGCTTCGGGAGACCGTCCGCCAGTTTTACGGCGACGATCCGAAGCAGAGCAAGGACTATGCCCGCATCGTGAACCAGCGTCACCACCAGCGGCTGATGAAGCTGATGGGAAGCGGTGATACTGTGACAGGCGGAACCGGCGATGAATCCCAGTGCTATATTGCCCCGACCATCCTGCGAAACGTACGTGAGGATTCTCCGGTGATGCAGGACGAAATCTTCGGGCCCATCCTGCCGGTGCTCAAGGTACCGAACATGGACGCTGCGATCGAATTCGTAAACAAGAGGCCAAAGCCGCTGGCACTCTACGTCTTCTCCTCAAATGATGAAGTCCAGAAGCGCGTTATCAGCCGGACCAGTTCCGGCGGCGCGGCGATCAACCACGCCGTCGTGCATCTGTCGGTCCCCGACCTGCCGTTTGGCGGCGTGGGGCCCAGTGGCATGGGCTCATACCACGGCAAGCAGTCGTTCGATACGTTCTCGCACAGGAAATCGGTACTGAAAAAGCCCTTCGCCTTTGACGCACCGATCCTTTATCCGCCGTACACCGAAACCAAGACCAAGTGGCTCAAGCGGCTGCTGTAG
- a CDS encoding YfiR family protein, producing the protein MERGKPHINFWRVISVTQKSFKRSEYAVRAGFIAFNVLRNPGFLIILAPTFFQGEPVIKRCLYIMATALMLVSSLVPPAISQADEKDDLSPPRLSLLLLRTLAYDARLKVKSPRRILVTVLFPSGSDTTVCESVRSALQSAAAETTVSGLPVEITRHVYQEPSGLGSLLESSGSKVLFVCAGLEKQAPAIVQITRKQGALTFTGERNLVTAGVSVGLVAKETKPVIVVNLPAAKAEDADFSMELLRLAEVIR; encoded by the coding sequence GTGGAACGAGGCAAACCGCACATCAACTTTTGGAGGGTGATTTCCGTCACGCAAAAATCGTTTAAACGCAGCGAATATGCCGTGAGAGCCGGTTTTATTGCTTTCAATGTCTTGCGAAATCCTGGCTTCCTAATCATACTCGCACCAACCTTCTTCCAAGGGGAGCCTGTCATCAAGCGATGCCTGTACATTATGGCCACCGCCTTGATGCTGGTCAGTTCACTGGTACCTCCGGCAATAAGCCAGGCCGACGAGAAAGATGATCTTTCCCCGCCACGCTTATCCCTGCTGCTTCTCCGGACGCTGGCGTATGATGCCAGGCTCAAAGTGAAGTCTCCGAGACGAATCCTCGTAACAGTGCTATTTCCCTCCGGCAGCGACACAACGGTTTGCGAGTCTGTTCGTTCCGCGCTCCAGTCCGCAGCGGCTGAAACCACGGTGTCTGGACTACCGGTCGAAATTACCCGGCATGTGTATCAGGAGCCGTCAGGACTGGGCAGTCTGCTGGAATCATCCGGCTCCAAGGTTCTGTTCGTCTGCGCCGGCCTGGAGAAGCAAGCGCCAGCCATCGTCCAGATTACACGCAAACAGGGCGCACTCACCTTTACCGGCGAAAGAAATCTCGTTACAGCGGGCGTCAGTGTCGGGCTTGTAGCCAAGGAGACCAAACCGGTCATCGTCGTCAACTTGCCCGCAGCCAAGGCTGAAGACGCGGACTTCAGCATGGAACTACTCCGGCTTGCCGAAGTGATCCGCTAG